CATCTGCAGTCCAGTGGGTGGGATGTCACATACACTCGACTTCACATTGTTTGGGATCCACTCAACAAAGTAGGATGAGTTCTTGTTCTGCACGTTTATCATCTGTTCATCGACCTCCTTAGTGCTCATTTTTCCTCTGAACATGGCAGAGGCTGTGAGATAACGACCATGACGAGGATCTGCAGCACACATCATGTTTTTGGAGTCCCACATCTGCTGGGTCAGCTCAGGAACAGTAAGAGAGATGTATTGCTGAGACCCACGGGAGGTGAGTGGAGCAAATCCGACCATGAAGAAATGGAGACGAGGGAATGGGATAAGGTTCACAGCCAACTTTCTTAGATCAGAGTTCAGCTGTCCTGGGAAACGTAGGCAGCAAGTGACACCACTCATGGTTGCTGAGATGAGATGGTTAAGATCTCCAACTGTATTTTTACAGAAAGATGTGGTTTATGTCAAGGTTTTTGTTATTCATAGATATCAGATATATATACTCGACGTCAAGGACATTAAACTTAAGTTATTCTACTAAATCAAATACTTACAGCTGGGAGTGCTCAGCTTTAAGGTCCTGAAGCAGATGTCATACAGAGCCTCATTATCCAGGACCATGCATTCATCGGCATTCTCCACAAGTTGGTGGACTGATAGAGTGGCATTGTATGGCTCCACAACAGTGTCTGACACCTTAGGAGAAGGGAAAACTGAGAATGTCAGCATCATTCTATCTGGGTATTCTTCTCTCATCTTCGATATTAGAAGGGTTCCCATACCAGACCCAGTTCCACCTCCAAGGGAGTGACATACTTGAAAACCTAGTATCAACCAGGAGTAACAAATCAAAAAGATCAGCAACCATGAAATACTTAAAAGATCATGATTTTTGCACTATGCAATGGCATTTTTTGTAAGGAAAAAAGATACCTAATAGACTTGAGAACCTGACACAAATTAACAATAACTAACGAAAAAGATCAGCATCCCATGAAATTTTTAAGCAATTGATTCTTTTCACCAGAGAGTAGCAATAATGAAACATTtgcaacaaaaagaagaagaaaaacaccaAGTCCCGAAATGAGTTTGTGAGAAGGATAGGTATTCACGTTCAATCAATAAATCTAGTCTAACCCAtcttaaaagataaaaaaaacataatcCAATTTCAGGTAGTAACAATCAAGACTCATTAGTTTGATTCCTTGAGCAGCATAAAAGGGTTTAAAAAGGTATTATTACCAGAAGTAAGACAATATTCAGTTACTTATGAACACATTTTATAATAGTACTGCATCATGTCCTTGTCATTTTCAATTTCCAGAGATGGAATACATTAACATCGTTTTTCAGTAGTGACAAAATACAAAGGAACAGCAGATGTAACAAAAGTTTGAATCCAGATCTTGTAAGTAAACTGATCTGAATGATGAATTCGACAACAGTTATCATGCTAAAGCCTAAAGGTGTCTCAATTGCCACTTCAATTATCACCTTAGCCTAATTAACTACACACACCATAACACCAATCAAAAAACATGCAGCTCAAAAGTAAAATAGAAAAGAAATGCATAAGAAAAACCAccaaaaatctcaaaaacaaaATGCATTGGACATTCCATGAGAGATCAAAACTAGTTACACTTGCAACATTCACTTAAAACGCAGATCTCGCCACTTAAATCAACTTTATACACAGAAAAACTTCAACTAAACATCTAAAATACAGAAGAACGTAACAAATAATAATATATCAGGATCTTGACAATTGATTCATGTATAAGAATTCATTCACATGATATCAGTTCATTCAACCAATTTCTCATACAGTTCATGTAAATGAGAGAAATCAATTCATTTTTCATCAGCTAAATTGCAAATCTAATAATCAACAGACAGAAAAATAAACTAAAGAGAAAATTCACACTAAGAGAATCATATATCACCATCGAACAGTGCGATTCACCACAAACAATATTGAAAATCAAAAATCACTAACGAAAATATGAGCCACCGACATTAAATTACAGGAAAAAAAAACTCAGAAATAACAATAAATGGTTAAAAGAGAATAGAAATGCAAAATTACCTTGAAGACAATCACAATTCTCCGCCTCTTTTCTAACAACATCAAGAACCGAATCAATCAACTCAGCACCTTCAGTATAATGACCTTTCGCCCAATTATTACCAGCACCAGATTGTCCAAACACAAAATTATCAGGACGAAAGATCTGACCAAATTGACCAGATCTAATACTATCCATAGTACCAGGTTCAAGATCCATAAGAACAGCTCTCGGTACATATCTCCCACCTGATGCTTCGTTATAATACACATTAATCCTTTCTAATTGTAGATCTGATACTCCTCCTTTAAACCTTCCTGTTGGATCTATACCATGTTCATCACATATCACTTCCCAGAATTTTGCTCCGATTTGATTCCCACATTGTCCTCCTTGTACATGTAGAATCTCTCTCATTTTCGATCGATTTTTTCTGAAATCTCTTTCTCTCtttgatttagaagaagaagttacGATGGTTAtataagagaaagaaagagagagagggatgaggaggaggaggatgaagaaGGAGATATTTTGGAATTGGTTACTGCGCGGGAATATATGGACGTTCCAACTTTTTCCAGCGAAATTCCAACCCCAGTACTCTGATTAGTTATTATTTAGGGGTTAGTTATTTTACATCATGGTTACACCGTTTTCGGATTGGATCTGGATCTTGAGTGCATGGGAGTGATAATATAAGACGCAGGTGTTTTGTTTTGTTATGTGGTGTAACTGATCGACTGTAGGATTATATTGTTTTGTGAGGTTATAGGTCAATCGACGGATGAGCGCAGAGGTGTAACTTCCTTAAGTATGGGGTAGTGTCTAGTTAAGTGTTTTgtggatgtttttttttcttttattttttgtgaTATAAAATCACCCTTGTCACCGTAAAACTGTCGAGATATTCATTTAATAATTGCGAATAAATAATTGTAAAATGATGCAATTAGGGTCTACAGTGTTGATATACTAGCGTCGATAAAAGACAGAAATTGCCTTCAATAATGTGAACTGAAATGACTGAGAATGAACAGTAAAATCGTTCAGCGATCAGTATTTTCCAACAGTCCAAACTGGAAACAGAAAAGTAAAGCTTCTGAAAAACTAAGCCACATAGCTTTGGCATTTGGGCAAAGCACACATCACTGAGAGGCTACCAATCGAAGGCAATTAAAAgaggaaacctgttttgaggcatacattCGGCTGAAAGTTATCTAACCGAACCTttaaattatcagccgaacctagggtTTTTTCCTAGGTTCGGCTGAAAGTTTGAGTATGCCTCGAAAAATCACGGTATGACTCAAAATAGGTTTTAAAAGAGAGCACTCAGACATTGCATTTGGTTTGCAGGTGGGCCTGGCAAGGAGGCACTGTTCTGATTTGCACTCTTGCTCTGCTCGAGTCGAGACCAAGGTGGCGTTTGAAGGTGTGCCTCATTGTCTGGACGCACATCACAGCCCGGATGTATTTAGCAAATGCAAATTTTGGTTTATTTCGTGGATGCTTCAAGTAGTTACTAGTTATAAAACAGTAACTAGTAAGCTAGTAGCACCACACTGGTTCATTGTCTATCAGGGACTGTTGCCAGAAGTTTTGCAGTAATGAATTTTTACGAAAATTACCAACGCTTTACATCCAAAAGTATCGTATTCACCAGGTTGCTGCTAAGATTTCATGTAGATAAGAGAGTCTAACTGCATTTAGTGCCATTGCTGtttccaattatttatttttcagcAACTGATAGTGAAATGGGAACACAATGGGGTTGGATAGTCAAGATCACTATGTCTAGGTATGATATCTTATTCTTAGAATGATCTTGCAAATCTTTCTAAGAGCCCCACTAATAAGAAAATGCCAATGTGCCATCACTCAATACTATATATATAACAATAACACACCATCTAAATAATGCAACAAAAGAAGAATATTATTTTCACTTCCAAAATGTTACACTGCTTGAACTGTTTAAGGATGCAAATTTCCACTGCTTTTTCTGGTGATGGAAATTGATAAAGGTGAAAACCTTAGTTTTGAGGTTTGAATGGCCAGCTATCAAGGTCGGTTCACACAGATATGATTCAAATAGTGAATTTTGGCAAGGATAATGTAGATAATGATTTGTCTTCTTGAGAGCCCACATAAAGGAGGTACAAGCACTGTAGGGGCTGTTTCTAAATGTGGTATACAATAACAATAGCATTCTCTAGTGTAAAGTTTGATGCAGTTGAATTTAATAGAAGAAAGAGTAGATGCTGATTTTGACATGATTAGGAATCAATCAGCACAAATATTCAGACAAAAGCAACAAAGCACAGATCCTGTGTTGCCATTTCGGCATATAATATTTTGACAAAACAGGTTTAAGTTTGTCGCTCTAGACTAAGGCTAATCTTACATGTCAGCATCCTAACCCAACTACTCGTACAAAATTTCTACAACCCGTTCAGCATTTTTCAACTGCAGTCCTTTGATATTAACTGCTGAAGGTTTCAACGTTGAATGTTTCTCTACTTagcttatctcttttgctttccATTTGGAAAACATTGAAAACAAAGCTTAGCTGTGAGAACAATATTTTTAGGGTACTGAAGTGCACAAGATGAACTACAATATTACAGGATGGAAGGACGCATATGTCCCAAGCCAAATAGAGGAACAatgagtttaaaaaaaataaaatacaatagCTTACGGTTGATATGAAACAATGATTACCTCAACACTGCAACAACTAATGATGTTGAACTAGGATGTCGTTGCAGTACTTCTTGAAAGTCAAGCCTTCTTCCGCCAGAAACTCACTGCCATCCACACAAACTTAAGTTTCTATTTTGTAGTGCACAATGCAGATAGACAAAATGTTGAATCGAGCTTCAGAAATTAGAGGTGCTAGATTTACTTACAAGATTCGCTCAGCCATTTGTGATGCATCCCATCTTGGGCTccatggacaatcaaccaaaggAGGTGACGCTACTGGTGTTCCTTGGGCGTTGAAGTGCTATAATATAGAACATGAAATAGTGAATAACCTCATAAATAATATTAGAAATAACTTGCTAATGAGGCAACATAACATGCACTTAAAACTGAAGACACCATCTTAGGAAGGGCAGGAGTGAGCCATTCAGCAAATCGCAAACTAGTTAACAACTAGAAACTTAATCTAAACACATGCCAGCAAGCATCATCCTGTTACATAGGCTGATTCTTTCACAATACTGAAGTACTTAACCCAGACTAACCTAAGGAAATTTGGCAGATGCCTACAAGCCTATGTGTTAATTTTCCCTCCTGCAACTCACAGAGGATCACTGTTTAGAAACAATTGGGTGAGAACCAAATAGAGAATCTCACTGATAAATTGATAATGTGCCTAAAGCGCAGAACAAGTCCTTCCTCAACCTTTTTTTGTCACTGGTTTTACTTCTAACTGCGTCCTAGCAGAGTGTTTCTAAACGACCACACGAGCAGTTCGTATAATAGCAATATGTTATTAGGAGTAACAGGGCAATGCATAGAATGAGCAAGGCATCAGGACATAATGGGCTTATGGTGCAAGGCAAAAGCTTCAATTTATGGGGCGTAATCTC
This is a stretch of genomic DNA from Papaver somniferum cultivar HN1 chromosome 1, ASM357369v1, whole genome shotgun sequence. It encodes these proteins:
- the LOC113290361 gene encoding tubulin beta chain-like, whose translation is MREILHVQGGQCGNQIGAKFWEVICDEHGIDPTGRFKGGVSDLQLERINVYYNEASGGRYVPRAVLMDLEPGTMDSIRSGQFGQIFRPDNFVFGQSGAGNNWAKGHYTEGAELIDSVLDVVRKEAENCDCLQGFQVCHSLGGGTGSGMGTLLISKMREEYPDRMMLTFSVFPSPKVSDTVVEPYNATLSVHQLVENADECMVLDNEALYDICFRTLKLSTPSFGDLNHLISATMSGVTCCLRFPGQLNSDLRKLAVNLIPFPRLHFFMVGFAPLTSRGSQQYISLTVPELTQQMWDSKNMMCAADPRHGRYLTASAMFRGKMSTKEVDEQMINVQNKNSSYFVEWIPNNVKSSVCDIPPTGLQMASTFIGNSTSIQEMFRRVSEQFTAMFRRKAFLHWYTGEGMDEMEFTEAESNMNDLVSEYQQYQDATVEEDEEGEYEEGVEDNYEN